The following nucleotide sequence is from Mucilaginibacter sp. cycad4.
TCGGACATCCGACTTCCGGACTTTCCGACTCTAAATACTTTTCTCCATTACTATCAGTTCGATATGCTGTTTGGCATCACCAAAACGGCCGTGAGCGTGAAAGGGCTGTATTTCGCCTGTTGGTTGGTAGCCACGGCGTTCATACCAGCTTATCAGTTCAAAACGGGTGCTGATTACTGTCATGGTTAAGGTATCGCAGTTGTATTTACGTGCATAAACTTCCGCTTCTTCTATCAGCGCGCGGCCCACACCCTTATTCTGCAACAATGGCGATACACTAAACATGCCGACATACAGCCTTGGAGACCTGACTTCAAGATAAACGGTACCGGTAATATTGCGCTCCTCATCGATATGTTTTAAAATGATAATATTTTCATCATTCATATAACCGGCAAGAGTTTCTTCATCTATACGGGCACCGCCAATTAAGTCGGCCTCAGTTGTCCATCCCTGTTTGGAGCTTTCGCCACGATAAGCACTATTTACTAAAACGTTAAGTTCGGTAACATCGGCAAGGGTGGCTTGTATTATTGCAGACATATAATTTAATTAAGGACGCCAAAGGTAGTATTTACGGATTTCTAATAAAAGGCTACAAGCCATAATTTTAAAGTATGTGTACTTATATCAAATGACATTAAAAAAGCTATTCGTTTTAAAACCAAGCTGTATATTTAGTAGTTAATAACACATCTGTTTATATTAAATCCCGCCATGGCTTTTATAGATTATTACAAAGTATTAGAGCTTGACAAAAATGCATCCGAAAAGGACATTAAAAATGCTTACCGTAAACTGGCCCGCAAATATCACCCCGATCTTAATCCGAATGACGAAGAAGCCCATAAAAAGTTCCAGCAGTTAAACGAAGCAAATGAAGTATTAAGTGACCCCGGGAAGCGGAAGAAATACGACAAATATGGCGAGAACTGGCAGCATGGCGAAGCATACGAACAACAGGCGCGCCAACAGGCTGGTACGCATGGCGGTTTTGGTAGTTATGGCGATTTTAGCGGAGCCGAAGGATTTGGAAGTGACGATTTTTCAGATTTCTTTCAATCAATGTTTGGCGGTGCAGGAGGCGCACGCGGCGGCAGGCAGGCAAAATACCGGGGGCAGGATTATAACGCCTCACTAAGCTTAAATCTTCGCGATATCCTTGAAACACATAAGCAAACGTTGACCGTTAACGGCAAAAACATCCGGATAACCATACCTGCAGGTATCGAAAACGGGCAAACTATCAAAATAGCCGGACACGGCGCTCCGGGTGTAAACGGTGGCCCCGCCGGCGACTTATATATTCAATTTACTATTGCCCCTGATGCAAATTTTAAACGCGACGGAAATAATTTGTACACCACCCTGAAACTTGACCTATATACCGCAGTTTTAGGAGGTGAAGTAACTGCCGATACATTAAACGGTAAGGTTAAAGTGAAAGTAAAACCTGAAACCCAAAACGGCACCAAAGTAAAGCTCAAGGGCAAAGGCATACCTGTTTATAAAAAAGAGAATGAATTTGGCGATCTGTACCTGACCTACGATATCCAAACCCCAACCAACCTTACCGAAAAACAAAAGCAATTGTTTGAAGAACTGGCAAAATCATCAACCTAAATTAAACGCATTATGAAAACAGCAGAATTAATAGCAGCAAACGATTTTTGTGTATATCATAATGTTGAATACACGTTCATCACATCCTTACATGAGGCAGGCCTGGTTGAGGTTAATATCATTAATGAAACCATCTTCATCCCTCAAACTGAACTTCAAAAGCTGGAAAAACTGGTAAGCCTGCACGAATTGGATATCAACATAGCAGGTATTGAGGCTATCTTCCACCTGCTTGAGCGGGTTGAAAAATTACAGGAAGATATGCGGTATTTAAAAAACAGGTTGAGTTTGTATGAGGATTAATTCTCCTTTTATAGGAAGATAGAGCGGGCTACACCAAATACTTATTCATCATCCGCTCGCTTATGATATTAGCTTCATCAATAACCCGTTCGGGATATCCCATTGATTTGAGGATGGCGATGCCATTGGTATTTTTAAGCAGGCCCTGCTTCAGAATATAGTCAAATACAAGTACCCTTCCGTCTTTTGATTCGGAAAAGGAATACACAACAAAATCTTCGTCGAGCAGTTCGGCCAGCTCAAGATCATGGGTTGATACAAACACAAAATTTTGGTTAGCGGTAATATACGAAAGCACTGATTTTGCCGCAGCTATACGTTCGATGGTATTTGTACCTCTGAAAATTTCATCGATGATTACCATGCTTTTTATATCTTCTTTTCGAGAACTGTTGTCAATGATATTTAAAATAGCCGAAGCCTGTGCCTGGAAATAACTCTTGTGCTCATCAATATTGTCGCTGGTTTTGATGCTGGTTTGTATTTTGAGAAAGGGAGCGCTGTAAGCTTTTGCACAGCTTGTAAATATGGTTTGAGAGAGTAGCGTATTTAAGGCAAGTGCTTTAATAAATGTAGTTTTGCCCGACATGTTTGATCCTGTGATCAATGCTCCCCTGTCTGCATCAGTAGTATAAAGGGAATTGGTTACACAGTTAGCCACTAATGGATGGAAAAGTTCGGTAATTTCTATTTTGCCATCAACACCAGTAAATTCGGGCTTCGAATAAAGAGGCATACCGTCACGTACCGATTGTATAGCTATCAGCGTATCAGCCCGGCCAATAAACTTATACACTTCTTTAATATCATCGCGGTATTTACTAACCTGTTTTAATGATGATACATAGGTATTGGGCTCAATCACAAAAAGCAGCTTAAACAAGTGAAAGGCTGCGTAAGCAATGTCACTTGTGCTATTCACAAAGCTGCACTCTATAGTTACAAACTTAAGCGCTTGTTTTAAACCCATTAGGTTAGTAAGAGACTGCTTTACCACCGGTACCTGGCCAAATTTTCCGCTTTTTACTAAGGCTACTGCAACCTTATACATGATCAATAATTGCGGTAACGATTTGGTATATCCTGAAATAGCCTCGCGGTTGCTGAAGTAAATAACCATGTTGTACGCAAACAACAACAGTAAAAAAATGAAGCTGAAAATGTTAGGAATAACAATAAGCGATAATAAGGTAGCCAGGATCAGAAACGGTGAAACCTTTATATAAAAATTCATTACTGATGCAAATACCGGCTCATGTACCTTGAGAAAAAGATCGGCTATAAAATAAGCATGGGTGTGGTTAAGCTTTGATAATTCCACTTCCAGCATTTCGCGGCCGGGTATATCCATATTAAGATCCTCAACATCATTATCAAGGTCATGCAAAACATCAATGTCAGTTGTGGGATGGTGCAATAAATTAAACAGGTATTGTTTACCTGGTTTGCTGTTTGTTCTGTCGATATAATTGAAAACGCTTACCAGGTCAAGATCGTCAGCTGTTTGTGCCGAAAGCTTATTTTCACTATTTGCCGAATCCAGGTAAATCTTTATTAAATCAAAGTTCCGGCGGGCGTTAACCGGTTTGCCCCACTTCCCCTGAATTTTTATCAGCCTCTTTTTTGCCCAGCGTAATTTATCATAATACGACTTGATATAAAGCATTCCAATTATGATAATGACAACTATCGCAGAAAAGACAAAGTAATACATGTCTAAAAATATAAAATTTTAATTAAACCAACTTATCCATCGCCAGTCATAATTGTGTATTACAATTCAGGTATTAACTAAAATTTACGACCATGAAATTTATCCGATTTTCAATAATAGCTTTTGTGATGATGTTTTCATTTCAATTTGCAAAAGCGCAAAGCATAAGTATAAGCGCACATTTTGGCCGTCCTTATCATAGGGTAGTTTACACAAGCGGATATTACGGAACACCTGTTTACTATGGCCGTGATGTTTATTATGACCGTCCTGTTTATTATGGCCGTCCGCGCTATTACGCAACAAGATATTATGACGCACCGGTATACTATCACAGGCACTACCGTGTTCATCGTTACTACAGGCACTGGTAAAACCATAAAGCCTCCGGCAATCCGGAGGCTTCTTATAATAGCAACTACGCCAGCATAAAATGGCTCTCTAATGGATTAACAGATACTATTTAAATCTGCAATGTTAAACCCTGTTAAAAGGAAATCATTGCTCAAATCGCAGTCTATGCCTCTTACTTTAACCTATCCTTAAAAAAAGAATGCAATGCCTGTTGTGTAAATTCCGATAAAACCAGTTCTCCGCTTATAGCCGCACGTTGTTTAAGCAAATCATCCCAATTGGGAGTGCCTTCCCAAAGTGCCTGTTTTAAACCGGCAAGTGCTGCCGGGTTATATGAAGCTAATTTTTGAGTAAGCTCATATACAGCTGCATCAAGTGTTGGGGTATCTTCATAAACTTCGTTGTACAAGCCATTTTGTTTTGCCCATTGGGCAGTTTGAAAATCAGCAGCCCTGATTGTTAGCTGGGAAAATGCAGATATCCCTGTTTTACGGATCACAGCCGGTGCTATTACAAAGGGGCCAATACCTATAGTGAGCTCGCTTAACTTTATTGATGCTGCCTCGCTGGCCAGGCAATAATCGGCGGCGGCAGCAAGGCCAACCCCTCCACCAACTGCTTTACCCTGTACCCTCGCAATTATTATTTTAGGGCACTTTCGGCAGGCACTGATCACGTTGGAAAACCCTTCAAAGAATAACGCACCGGCTTCCTTATCCTTAATCTGCAACAGTTCGTCAAAGCTTGCGCCCGCGCAAAAAGTACGATTGCCCGCACTCTGTAAAACAATGACTTTTGTTTCCGGATCATTACCGGCATTGAACACAGCATCTGCAAGTTGTTTTAGCAGCGCCGAAGGCAGGGAATTTTGCGCCGGATGATAAAAACTAATCGTAGTTACACCATCTGGCTCATTTGCGATGGATACATTTCCGTTTTCGGCAGACATATTTTATGTTTTATATCAAGAGGTTTTCCAGCCAATATCAGAAGTATTTATGTCAAGTGCAATTTTGAGCGTAAATAAACAAACGCCTATTTTCCAAGCAAAGGCAGCTCAAAATAAAAAGTAGCGCCTTCGCCAAGCTCGCTTTCAACCCCTATATCACCATTATGATTATTAATAATTTCGGCCGAGATATAAAGCCCCATACCAAGGCCGCTCGTCATAAATTTTTTATCCTCAACACGATAAAACCGTTCAAAAATATGCTCGATCTGCGCGGCCGACAGCCCGATGCCAAAATCAGTTACTGATACACGTACCTTTCCGTTTATATTTCCAGTTTCAATAATGATATTTTTATTTTCAGTTGAATATTTTACAGAGTTATTAATGAAGTTTACGAGTACCTGTTCCAGGCGCCCGGCATTTCCATCTATAAAAAAATCATTCTCTGATTTATTAATAAAATTAAATTCAGGGTAAAGATGAATGGCGCTTTCCAAAGTTGACGCTACCAGGTCACGAAGGTTTACTTCCGCCATGGCATATTCAAGCCCCCCCGCATGAATTTTGCTTACATCAAGCAAATCGTTAACCAAACGCTGAAGCTTATTTAAAGCGGTCCCAGCTTTTTCGATATATTGTTTTACCATTGAAGGCACTTCCTCTTTTTTATAAGCGGAAATAAGCTGCAAATACCCTTTTAAGCTGGTTAAAGGTGTTTTAAGTTCATGGCTGGCAACACCAATAAACTCATCTTTTAAATCCAGCTGCTTTTTCTGTTCTTCAATGTCGGTAGCGGTACCTACCCAAAAAAGAATTTCTCCGTTATCATCTCTTAAAGGCACGGCACGGTTAAGGTGCCAGCGGTAGGTATTATCCCAGCGGAGGTACCTGTTTTCCAGTTCAAAAACACTCCCGCTTTTCAAAGATGCCAGGTAAACATCCATTGTTTTTTGCAGGTCCTCGGGGTGTACTATCTGTTGCCAGCCCCAGCCTGCTGTTTCACTATACCGCCGGCCTGTATAATCAAACCAGCGCTGGTTATAAAAATCAACTTCGCCGCCGGGCAGATTTGTCCAGGTCATTTGAGGAATGTTATTAGCCAGCAGTTTAAAATGTTCCCGGCTGATAAGCAAATCATTGGTACGTGCCCTTACAGTATCTTCCAGATCATTATTCAACCTTTCGGCAATATTCTGAGCCTCTTCCAACTGATCATTTTTAATTTTGAGCTCCCATTCAGTTTCCTTTTGAGCTGTCAAATCAGTTAAGATCAAACTTAATGCTATTCCTTCATCAAGGTCAAGCGTGGTACATGATAATAAACAGGGAGTTAGCTTACCGTCCGGGCTTGATAACAAAACCTCGCCTTTACAATCGGCATTCCAGCCATCCCTGATTATCTGCTTATACTTTTCTGCCGAAACCTCAGCAACAAAATTTTTAAAATGTATGCCGATTACTTTTTCCAACGGCTCATTAACCATAGCCGCAAAACTCGAATTACTATATAATATAATGCCTTCGCTATTCAACGTAATCGCTCCTTCGTTCATTTTTTCGATAAAAACGCGGTAGGTTTGATCGGCCGTTTTCAAGGTATAAAGTTGGTGGCCTTCATTATCTTTAACTATAAAGGCGTCAACCTGGCCGTTACGAATAGCAGAAATGGTGTCAGTAGCTTCTTCTAACTGATATCGAAGCTCATTGTTTTCGGCAAGCAGTTGCTCGTATGTAAGTTTATCCGGCTCCATAATTAGCTTCCTGTATATATGCCAAGTCCTTTTAAAACTTTGCCTGTATTTGACATGTCCCCTATAAGCCTACGTTCGGCACCAGGAGATTTTTTAATGAGCAATGGCAAAGCTATGATCTGTTCATCCCGGGCAATAAACGGTTGCTGATAAACATCAACTATCTCCAGTTCGTAATTATCCTTAAGATATTGCTCACAAATAATTTTTAAGTTGGCTACGGCCCTGACAGAATTGGGCGATGCTCCAATTACAAATAAACGCAATCGAAAAAACTGACTTTCCCCGTCATCTAAAGGCAATTGGTTTTGCTCGGTCATCTAACTATTTACTTACTGGTATTATATTCAATCCAACCAAAACTTTTTCCTCGTTGCTCAAGTCGCCTATTATTTTGCGAATCGGTTCAGGTACTTTTCTTACCAGCGTGGGGATTGCAAATATTTGATCCCCTTCGGCCAGTTGAGGCTGCTGCAGCAAGTCAACTACTTCAATAACATACTGACCTTTCAAATGTTCTTCGCAATATTTTTTAAGATTTGTGAGCGCGGTAACTGATTTAGCCGTTTTACCGGCTACATATAATCTTAACTCATATTTTATAACTTCATCCAGTTCCATCATTTTTTAATTTTTGATTTACTTTTAGGCGTATCTACATTTCCGCGGCGGATGTCGGTTATCTCCTGGCGGTTTCTTTCAATAATATCCTGTTTTAACTCTTCCTCCATGTACATTTTGTTCAATTCCTCCTCCGTCGATTCAAACTCGGCCTGCAGGCTTGCAATTTTTGATTCAAGCATCATACGCCGGCGTAATATCTCTTTATCTTTACGGGATATAGCGAAGTCCCTCAGTGCCACGCCTGTTTTTTCTCGTAATTTTTGTGCTTCGCGGGCCGAACCTGTAAGCACTCCCTCGGGCCCAAGATAAACATCAACCAGGCTCAACCCCTTATCGGTTATAGTAAACTCACGTACCTGGTTTGAGTGACTCATTCCGCGCGATTTCATAATATATAAACCCCTGTTGCGTTCTCCGTTCGATTCGATATCCCTTACAAGCAGCCAGGCATCAACTAACGATGACACACCTTCATCGGTTTGTTCGCTTACTACTGTATTTAAACTGAGAGCGGTAAACATAACCGTGATTTGCTCATCCTGCAAAAAATCTATCAGCCTTATCAGCATTGATTTTACTTCACTTACCGAACCTACGGTAATGAGGTTTGTGATTGGGTCGAGGATCACCGCTGCGGGCTTAAATCTTTTAATGATCTTATAAATTGCAACGAGGTGCATTTCAAGACCATACAGCGTAGGGCGCGAGGCATGAAATTCAAGCAGGCCATTGTCAATATGTTTTTGCAGGTCGAGATTGATTGATTTCATATTGCGAAGGATCTGCTTAGGCGATTCCTCGAACGCAAAATAAAGGCACTTCTTTTTGTTGCCGCAAACCTCATTGGCAAAGCTGGCCGCAATACTTGTTTTACCGGTACCTGCTGTGCCCGAAACCAGGATACTGCTGCCCTGAAAAAAGCCTTTGCCACCAAACATGCTATCAAGAGAAGGTATGCCCGATGAAATCCGTTTTGATGATACTTCTTTTTCGAGCCTTAAAGATGTTACCGGAAGTACCGAAATACCATCTTCATCAATTAAAAACGGATATTCATTGGTGCCATGCTGTGAGCCGCGATATTTTACCACGCGCAAACGACGGGTTGAGATCTGATTTATAACCCTGTGGTCAAGCAGGATCACACAATCTGAAACATATTCTTCAAGCCCCTGCCGGGTTAATGACGAGCCGTCACCTTTTTCGCCGGTTATAATGGCAGTTACACCTTTTTCCTTTAAAAAATTAAAAAGCCTTCTAAGCTCGGCCCTTAATATAGTTTGATTTGATAAACCCGAAAAAAGATTTTCCAGGGTATCCAGCACCACTCTTTTTGCGCCAATGCTGTCAA
It contains:
- a CDS encoding enoyl-CoA hydratase/isomerase family protein, with protein sequence MSAENGNVSIANEPDGVTTISFYHPAQNSLPSALLKQLADAVFNAGNDPETKVIVLQSAGNRTFCAGASFDELLQIKDKEAGALFFEGFSNVISACRKCPKIIIARVQGKAVGGGVGLAAAADYCLASEAASIKLSELTIGIGPFVIAPAVIRKTGISAFSQLTIRAADFQTAQWAKQNGLYNEVYEDTPTLDAAVYELTQKLASYNPAALAGLKQALWEGTPNWDDLLKQRAAISGELVLSEFTQQALHSFFKDRLK
- a CDS encoding circadian clock KaiB family protein, with the protein product MTEQNQLPLDDGESQFFRLRLFVIGASPNSVRAVANLKIICEQYLKDNYELEIVDVYQQPFIARDEQIIALPLLIKKSPGAERRLIGDMSNTGKVLKGLGIYTGS
- the kaiC gene encoding circadian clock protein KaiC yields the protein MTKLHKKQQLITFEQLHKTPTGIAGLDEITGGGLPDGRPTLICGEAGCGKTLMSLEFIVRGATEFNEPGVFMAFEEKADELAANVASLGFDLYKLQDDKKLRLDHVHIDRSEIEETGEYDLEGLFIRLGFAIDSIGAKRVVLDTLENLFSGLSNQTILRAELRRLFNFLKEKGVTAIITGEKGDGSSLTRQGLEEYVSDCVILLDHRVINQISTRRLRVVKYRGSQHGTNEYPFLIDEDGISVLPVTSLRLEKEVSSKRISSGIPSLDSMFGGKGFFQGSSILVSGTAGTGKTSIAASFANEVCGNKKKCLYFAFEESPKQILRNMKSINLDLQKHIDNGLLEFHASRPTLYGLEMHLVAIYKIIKRFKPAAVILDPITNLITVGSVSEVKSMLIRLIDFLQDEQITVMFTALSLNTVVSEQTDEGVSSLVDAWLLVRDIESNGERNRGLYIMKSRGMSHSNQVREFTITDKGLSLVDVYLGPEGVLTGSAREAQKLREKTGVALRDFAISRKDKEILRRRMMLESKIASLQAEFESTEEELNKMYMEEELKQDIIERNRQEITDIRRGNVDTPKSKSKIKK
- a CDS encoding chaperone modulator CbpM; translation: MKTAELIAANDFCVYHNVEYTFITSLHEAGLVEVNIINETIFIPQTELQKLEKLVSLHELDINIAGIEAIFHLLERVEKLQEDMRYLKNRLSLYED
- a CDS encoding ATP-binding protein, which encodes MEPDKLTYEQLLAENNELRYQLEEATDTISAIRNGQVDAFIVKDNEGHQLYTLKTADQTYRVFIEKMNEGAITLNSEGIILYSNSSFAAMVNEPLEKVIGIHFKNFVAEVSAEKYKQIIRDGWNADCKGEVLLSSPDGKLTPCLLSCTTLDLDEGIALSLILTDLTAQKETEWELKIKNDQLEEAQNIAERLNNDLEDTVRARTNDLLISREHFKLLANNIPQMTWTNLPGGEVDFYNQRWFDYTGRRYSETAGWGWQQIVHPEDLQKTMDVYLASLKSGSVFELENRYLRWDNTYRWHLNRAVPLRDDNGEILFWVGTATDIEEQKKQLDLKDEFIGVASHELKTPLTSLKGYLQLISAYKKEEVPSMVKQYIEKAGTALNKLQRLVNDLLDVSKIHAGGLEYAMAEVNLRDLVASTLESAIHLYPEFNFINKSENDFFIDGNAGRLEQVLVNFINNSVKYSTENKNIIIETGNINGKVRVSVTDFGIGLSAAQIEHIFERFYRVEDKKFMTSGLGMGLYISAEIINNHNGDIGVESELGEGATFYFELPLLGK
- a CDS encoding circadian clock KaiB family protein, with protein sequence MMELDEVIKYELRLYVAGKTAKSVTALTNLKKYCEEHLKGQYVIEVVDLLQQPQLAEGDQIFAIPTLVRKVPEPIRKIIGDLSNEEKVLVGLNIIPVSK
- a CDS encoding J domain-containing protein, whose product is MAFIDYYKVLELDKNASEKDIKNAYRKLARKYHPDLNPNDEEAHKKFQQLNEANEVLSDPGKRKKYDKYGENWQHGEAYEQQARQQAGTHGGFGSYGDFSGAEGFGSDDFSDFFQSMFGGAGGARGGRQAKYRGQDYNASLSLNLRDILETHKQTLTVNGKNIRITIPAGIENGQTIKIAGHGAPGVNGGPAGDLYIQFTIAPDANFKRDGNNLYTTLKLDLYTAVLGGEVTADTLNGKVKVKVKPETQNGTKVKLKGKGIPVYKKENEFGDLYLTYDIQTPTNLTEKQKQLFEELAKSST
- a CDS encoding GNAT family N-acetyltransferase — its product is MSAIIQATLADVTELNVLVNSAYRGESSKQGWTTEADLIGGARIDEETLAGYMNDENIIILKHIDEERNITGTVYLEVRSPRLYVGMFSVSPLLQNKGVGRALIEEAEVYARKYNCDTLTMTVISTRFELISWYERRGYQPTGEIQPFHAHGRFGDAKQHIELIVMEKSI